The Thermus oshimai DSM 12092 genome contains the following window.
GCACGGGCTCGGCCACCAACTTCACCGGGCTTCCGGGGCGGAAGACCTCCACCCGGTCGTAGGCCCCGGGGGTCACCACCTCCAGGATGTTCCTCCCCTCCTCTAGGGGCAGGCCGTAGTAGGCGAGGCGTTGGACCCCTGCCCTTTCGTCGTACTGGGCTTCTCCCAGAAGTTCCTTGGGCACGGGCTTGCCGTTGAGGAGGACCTCTATGGGGCCCATGGGGGCCTGGACCACAAGCCTCGCCCGCTCCCCCAGGATGGCCCCCTCCTTGGGCTCGCGGATGAGGCCGGGGCGCTCCCCTTCCAGGGGCCTGCCCCTTTCGTAGTCCTTAAGGGTAAGGGTGCCCTTCAGGGGGATTTCCCGGTCCAGGGCCACCAGGGTGAGCTGGGGTTCGGAAAGGGGCGGGAGGGCCCTTTGGTGGCGCACCTGGTAGGTGACCTCTCCCTGGGCCTTGCCGCCGGGGAAGGGGAGGCGCCAGGCCAGGCGGCCGTCCTCGAGGCGGCGGGGGTCCTCCAGGGGAAGGCCATTCAGCCGGGCCGAACCCGGGATGTAAGCGCTCCCTTCGGGGGGGGTGTGGGCCAGGAGGAGGCTCCCTCCGGGGCCTTCCACCTGGTAGCGGAGGCTTAGGGTGGAGATGCGCTCGGGAACGAGAAGGGGCAGGCTCTCCACCACCGCCTCCGCCGGGAAGGTGGCCAGGGCTTCCCCAATCTGGGCCTGGAGGGTGTTGCGGTAGCGGCCAGGGGCTGGGGCGCGGAAGGGCACCTCGCCCTTCCAGACCTCTCCGGGGGCGAGCCGGAGGATCTTCTCCTCCAGAAGGAGGCCCAGGGCGGGGTCGGGCACATCGCGGAGCTTGACCTCCACCTCGTGGTCTGCGGGGTTTTCCACCCAGAGGAGGAAGCGGCCCTCCCCGCCTTCCAGGATGCGGGCGGGTTCGGCCACTTTGGAGAGCTTTAAGAGCCTGCGGGCGATGGGGGTTTGGGCCTGGCGGCGTTCGGCGTTCCCCGTGAGCTCTGCCTGGCAGACCCCTTCCACCTCGGGGCCGAACTCCACCCGGAGACGGTAGGTGTGGACCCGCTCTTCCCCGGGGGAGAGGAGCCCTTCAAAGGTGGGCTGGGAGAGGGGCGTGAAGCCGTCGGGGCAGCGGTCGGTGAGCCGGTAGTGGAGAGGAGCTTCCCCAGGGTTCTTCACCCGGAGGCGCACCTCCACCACCTCCCCGGGAAGGTAGACCCGGTGGGCCTGCTCCCGGGCCAGGCGGGCCTCGGGACGGAGGACCCGCACGCTGGCTTCGGCCTTCAGCTGGCCCAGTTGGGCTTGGTTGACCAGGGTGCCTTGGGCGGACTCGGGTAGGGGGAAGGCGAGGGTGTAGGTTCGGCCTTCCCTGGGGCCCAGGGCCACTTCAATCCGCACTTCCTTGTCCAGGAAGCGGTCTATGAGGGTGGCTTGGGCGGGTTCATCCCCTTCGTTGGCCACGGTGAGCCCGAACCGGGCCTCACCCCCTGCGGGCACCTCGGGGGTGAGGGCTTCTTTTTTGAGGGTGAGGGCGGCGGGGAGGAAGACCCGGACCTCTGCGGTGCGTTCCAAGCCGTAGGGCAGGAGGCTTCCCCGGGCGAGGAGGCTTCCCCCGTTTTCGGCGCGGAAGGGGACTTCCAGGGTGAGGGGGCGGCCTGCGCCCAGGGGTCCGGAGAGGCGGGTGGGGCCAAGGGGGGTAAGTTCAGGGGGGAGGTCCAGGGCGAGCTCGGCTGGGAGGAGGCCTGGGTAGGGGGTGGTGGCCTGGAGGGTGAGGCGGCCCCTTTCGCCCCGGCGCACTTCCTGGTGCTTGGGCTCCAGGGTCAGGTCCACTTGGGGGCGGAAGCGCACCTGGAGGCGTTGGGTTTCCCTTGGGGCCAGGGAAACTTCTTGGGGCAAGGGGTCCAAGGGGATGAGGCCTGGGGTTTCCCAGCGGAGGGTATGGCGGCCGGGTTGGAGGTCCAGGCGGGCCTGGCCTTCCAGCCTTTGGGGGGTTCCGTTCACGTGGAGGGTGAGGCGGGCGGGGAGGGTGCGGTCTTGGAGGAGGAGGGCTTCCACCTCCAGGGTGGCCTTGGGGGGTTCCACCACGAAGCGCACCTTCCCCCCGGGGCAGCCCACTTCCGCCCAGCCCTCCCCTATGCGCACCGCCCCTTCCCCTTCCACTTGGAGGAGGCGGTGGCCCGGGGGAAGCTCGGGGCGGAAGCGCCGGCCCTCGGCCTTTATGGGGAGGGGGAGAGGGTTGCCCTGGGGGTCCACCACGGAGGTTTCCACCCTTCCCGGCGGTACGGCCTTGAAGCGGCCTGGAAGGGCCTCGAGGCAGGCTTCGGCTCGGAAGGCCAGGGTGTTGGAGTACTGCTTGGCGGTGGGGGGCTGGCGGAAGAGAAAGCGTACCACCCCCGCCTGGCGCAGAGTGTAGGGGATCCATTCCAAGTCGCCGGAGACGGGCCGGGTTTCCTCAAACCCCGGGTAGACCGCCTTGGACTCCAGCTCTTGGGGGCCGTCCTCGTCGTAGAAGTGGACCGTAAAGGGCCTTTCGGCCTCCAGGGCGAGGAGTTCCACCCACCCCCCCCGCTCGGGAGGGAGCTGGCGGAGGGTGAGGCCGATGCTGTACACGTCCAGGAGCTGAGGCGCATCGTCCAGGACAAGCCTGGCCCCGGAGATCCGGTAGACGAAGGCGTTTTTTCCAAGCCCCTTAAAGGCGCTGGAGAGAAGGTGGGGTTCCTGGGGTAAGGGTCCTTCCCAGAGGGTGACCCAGCGGTGGGGCTCCACCCCAAAGCGCGCCTCCCGGAGAACCTCTCCCCGCCTTTCCAGGCGGAAGAGGGCTTCCACCTCTCCCTGCCCCCCGTCGTAACGCTCGTCCCCCAGCTCCTCCTGTCCCTTTAGGGCGCTCCGGTAATCGGTGGGGTCAAAGCCGGGGGAGTAGACTTCCACCTTAACAGGCCCTCCCTCGGGCAAGAGCCAGGCCTCAAGGCCCGTAACGGCCCAGCCCAGCTCCGCCCCCGGAACCGTGGCCTTGAGGGTGAGGGACTGGCCTAGAGCCCAAGCGGAAAGGAGGAGGAGAGCCAGGCCTTTTCTCATGGGTACCTCCAGCGCACCTCGGGGTCGGTGAACTCCCCCCGGTAGGGGAGGGTGAGCTCCCGCTCGCCTTCCAGAACCTCCACGCTAAACACCTCCTCGCCGTCCCGAAGGCTGAACTCGGGGAGGGGGGTTTGCGCTTTGAGGAGAATATGAACCCAGGCTTCGTTCCCCACCTGCACCAGGCGCTTTTCCAGGTACAGGGGCCCGAAGCGGAGCTCGGTGCTCCTTTCCACCTTCACCGTTCCCTTGGGGGCCTTAAGGGGGAAGTCCGCCTGGGTGAGGCCGAAGACCTGGACCCCCCGCCGGTACCCCTCCCCTAGGGCCTCGAGGTGGGGCAGGGGCGGGAAGGGGGCGGAGGCGGGGTCCAGCATCACCTGGTAGGGGCCGGGCCGGAGGTCCCGGAAGGCGTAGCGCCCGCCCTCATCCGTAAGGGCCTGCCAGCCGTTGGCCAGGAGGAGCCGGGCCCCCTTCAGGGGCAGGTCCCGCCCCGGGGTGTAGCGGCCGTCCTCGTCCAGGTCCAGGTAGACCCGGCCCACCAGGAGGGCCTTTTCCTCCAAGGGTTGGAGGGCGCGCACCAGGGCCTGGACCTGAGCGCTGGCCACCGCGGCCCCCTGGGCGGAGAGCCCGAAGGCCTGGGCTATGTTCCGGAGCTCAGCCCTAGACACCCTTTCCACCCGCATCTTGTAGACCACGCAGAGCCGGCCTCCGCCCCGCAAGCTCAGCCCTTCCCAAACAAAGCTCCCCCCCTCCTCCCGGGGCTCCAGGGCCACCCCCTCCCCTTGGCAGTCCGCCTGGATCCGGGCCGAGCCCGGGAGGTAGCGGAGGGCGGGGTCGGGGGTGTCCACCAGCCGCACCGTAAGGGGGGCCTGGGAGGGGTTGACCACCTCCAGGCGGTAGGTGAGGACCTCGCCCAGGCGGGCCACCTCCGGCGCCACGCCCTTCCTGAGGAGCAGGTTGACCCCAAACACGGGGTGCTCCACGGGGTTGGAGGGTAGGGGGTTGGGGGTTTCCCGGCTCCTCAGGGTGAAGCGGTTCAGGAGGAGGGTGTCGTCGGGGACGTTCTTCACCCGTACCCGCACCGTGAGGACGGTTTCCCCAAGGGGTAGGGGGTCCAGGAGGAAGCGCACGGTGTGGGTGGCGGGGTCGTAGGTGCCGCCCGGGGCCTCCAGGAACTCCACCCCTTCCGGCAAGGGGTCCTCCACCACCGCGCCCGTGAGGGGCGCGTAGCGGTTTTGGATGCGGAGGGTGTAGGTGATCTCGTCCCCCGGTTTCAGGGTGGTCCCCGGGGGAGGGGTGGCCTCCTTGGTGAGGCTTAGGGCATCTGCAGGCACCGCCTCCAGGATGTCCCAGGTGCGGTTCAGGGTGCCGCTCCCCAGGCTCCGGGCGACCAGTTCCACTTTAAAGGTGCCCGCATCCTGAGCCATCACGCAGGCCTCAAAGTCCAGCGCCTCCCCCGGTCTTAGGAGGATGGGCTGGTCCAGGGGGAGCCCGTTCCGCCCCAAGGCCAGGCTTACCCCTGGGGGCAGGATGGCCTCTATCCGGTAGCGGTCTTCCACCGTGCCCTCGTTCAGGAGGGTGTGGGGGAAGCAGGAGGGCTGGCCCTGGAGGGTGCGGGCCCTTTGCTCGTCGTCGGGGCTTCCTTCCCCTCCGGGGAGGGCCTTGGGGTTCCCCCCAGGGCCCAGGTGGTGGCGGGGGAGGGGAAGGACCTCCACGGGGGCTTCCCCTTCCGCCTGGGCTCCCCCTCCCCTGGCCGTGGCCCGGTTGGTGCGTACCCCAGGAGGGGCATCCGCCAAAGCCCTTACGCGGAAGGTGAGCCGGGCGCTTCCCCCTGGGGGGAGGTCCGCCACCAGGGCCAGGCCCGAAACGGTGGGCGGCTCCGTGGGGCGCCAAGCGGCCCCGTCGTAGTACTCCACGGTGCCCCGGGTGGCCGAGGCGGAGCCGGGGACGTAGGCCAGCCCCGAAAGCCCCCCGAGGGGGTCTTCCACCCTCACCGGGACGGTTACGGGGCTTAGGTTTCTCACCTCCAGGCTGAAGGTGGCCTCCTCGCCGGGAAGGACCCGGCCCGGGACCACGCTCTTAAGAAGGGAGAGGGCGGCTTGGGCCACCTCCACCGCCGCCCAGTTCTCTCGGTCCTCCCCCCCGGGGCAGGTGGCTACGGGGGAAAGGAGGAGGGTCCCCGAGGCATCAGGGGGGGCTTGGACCTCGAGGACCAGGCCCGCCCCTTCCCCGGGGGCGAGGGTGACCGAGGCCACCTCGCCTTCCCCGGGGTCGGGCAGGCCGTTGCCGTTCCTGTCCAAAACAAGGCGCACCCCGGCGGGGGCGAAGTCCCCCGCCAGGGCCACGTTTAGGTTGAAGGTGAAGGGGTCGTTCCCGGCGTTCTGCAACCTGTAGACCAGGTAGCTGAACCCCCCGGGGAGGACCGTGGCCCGCTGGCCTGGGGCCGCTTGGGTGCCGCTTGGGGAAAGGAGGGGCACGCACAGGGCCTGGACCACGGTCTCCACAGGGTTGGAAAGGTAGACCTCGCCCCCCACCCACCCCTGGGCCTGGTTGCGGATGACCGTGCCCGCAGGGGTCATGGCCATGGCCAGGCTCAGGAGGATGGGGAGGAGGGCGAGGGTCCGCATGGCTTACTGCACCTGCACCCGGAGGACGAGGGTGATCCTGGCCGCCGGGGGCATCACGTCGTTCGCGTCAATGGTCCCGTCCCCGTTGGTGTCCACGCCCACGTACACGGACTGACCGGTGGCCACGCTGGGAGGCGGCGTGGGGCTCCAGGCGTTGCCGTCCGTGGAGTAAAGGACCGTGGCCCCGCTGGGGAAGCCCGTGGTGGTAGCGGCCATGCTCACGAAGGTGGTGTAAGCGGGGATGGGGTCGGCGATCTTCACGTTCGTCAGGTTCCCGGTGCCGATGTTCTCCGCCACGATGACGTAGTCAATGTAGTCCCCGGGGTAGGCCTGGCTACCGTCGGAGGAGCGGACGGCGGAGGTCGTCCCCACGTAGCTCACCGCGCTCTTCTGGAGCCTGAGCTCCCCGCCCACGATGGTGGTGGTCTCCGTGGCGGTGTCGCTGGCGTTCCCCGTGCCCACGGTGCAGTTTGCGGTCACGGTGTTCACGTCCACCTGGCCGATGGGTTCTCCGGCGGGAACCAAGACGCGGACGTGGATCGTCTGGGTACCGCCGAAGGCGGGCACGCTCACCCCGCTCAGGCTGTTCTGCCAGGTGGTGCCGTCTAGGGAGTACTGGTAGGTCCAGCCGGAGCTACCACCCGTGCCGGTGATGGAGCAGAGCGCGCCGGTATTGGAATTGTTCACCAAGGTGTGGGTGTACTGGATGGTCCCGGGGCTCGTGACGGTGCCCGCCCGGTCGGGGTCCAGGAGCACCTGGGCCACCAGGTTCACGTTGACCTGGGTGTTAACGGTGTCGGAAACGGTGCCCAGGGTGGCGCTGGTGGCGGTGAAGCTCACCGGGTTGCTCCCGGGGGCGGTCCCCGCGGGCACGGTGACGGCGGCGATGTAGCACTTGGTCCCGCCGGGGTTGATGGGCCCGGTGTTGGTCACCGGGGCAGGGGTTGGCGTGTCCATCAACCCATCGCAGTTCGCATCGGGGTAGAAGAGGACGCTCCAGCCGGTGGGGACGCTCGCGGTGAGGTTGTAGCTATCCGTGTTGGCCCCCGCGTTGTAGGTGTCCAGCGGGAAGTACACCGTCTGGCCGGGGTTGGCGGTCTGGGCGGCGGGGTTGTCGTTGGTGGCGTTGCCATCCCCCGCGTACCCGCGGGCCGCCAGGTCCACCGCGTAGCCCGGGAGGATGTCCGTGAGCTGGTCGGTGGTGAGGTCGGACTTGGAGGAGTCGTTCACGCTGGTGGCCTTGAGCTCCACCTTGTAGGTGGTCGTGGTGCCGTCGGCCGGGTTTTCAAAGTAGCCCGCGGGCAGGAGGCACTTCACCACCACGGTCTGCGTGCTGCCGGGGTTCAGGGGGCCGATGGCGCCGGAGATAGGCGTGATGCCGTCCGCGGCGTAGATTTGGCAGACGGTCCCCGCGGGGAAGGTGGGGTTCTGGAGCGTGAGGGTGAAGCTGTCGGGGGCGTTCCCGTCGTTCCGCACCACGTTGGTGAAGCTCACCGTCTGGCCGGAGTAGGCGCTGGCCACCACCTGGGTTTCGTTGCCCAGGGTGATGTTGCCGGGGTAGCCCACCACGGGCTGGTACGTGGCGGTCACGGTGTTGGTGGTGGTGTTGGAGGAAACGGTTTCGCCGGGGTCGTTGCTGTCCCCATCCCCGTTGGCGTCAAACCGCACCACCGCGGTGTTGGCGTAGGTGGCGCCGGCGGGGGCGTTCGCAGGCACCGTGGCCTGGAAGCTGAAGGTGTACTGCGCCCCTTGCGGGAAGAAGGCCCCGCTGCCGGAGATGAACATGCCGATGGCGATGGTGCCGTTTCCGGTGAGGGGGAGGGTAGTGAGGGTTTGCCAGGTGCTGCCGTCGTAGTAGACGAAGCTCACCGTGCCCGATCCCGCGGTGCCCGTGGGCATGGTGCTCACGGTGAGGCCGGTGGGAATGACGTCCGAGATGAGGATGCCGGTGCCGAGGCCGGGGATGGTAACGCCGTAGGCCGCGCTCCCGCCCACGTTGGCCCCCGAGATGGTGAAGGTGACCGTACCGCCCGGGGCCACACTGCTCGGCGTGGCGGACTTGGTGGCGGTGAGGGCGGCCTGGGTGGTGGCCACCGCGCGGGCCCAGTTGTCGGCATCGGTAACGCTCGGGTTACCCTGGCTGGTGCCGGTGAGGTTCAGGTTGCCGTACTGGCCGCTCGTGGCCGTGGCGGGGATGGTGGCCACCACCGCCACGCAGGCCTGCTGGCCCATCCCCAGGGTGACGGAGGTCACCTGGGGTTCCCCCGCGTCCACGGCGCCGTTGCAGTTGTCGTCGCGGTAGATCCGAACGCTCAGCAGGTCAAAGTCGTCCGAGGTGCCCTGGACCGTGGCCAGGTTGATGGTGTCCGTGCCGTTTCCGGTGTTCTCCACCACGTAGTTGAAGAGCACCTGGCCACCGGGCAGGCCGGACTTGGTCTGTCCGGGGGCGCTTTCGGTACCGTTTGGGGTGATGGTGAAGCTGTAGACCTGCTGGACCACGGTCACCACCTGGTTGGAGGTGGTGGTCCGGGGTTGGCCGGCGGAGTCAATGTAGCTGGCCGAAGCCTGGTTGGTGATGCTGGTGCCTGCGGGGGTCATAGCCAAGGCCACCCCCAGCAGGAGGGTCATGAGGCCCAAACCTAAAAACTTTAGTCTTTTCATTCCTTACCTCCCTTCTGCTAGCGGACCTTGGTCCTGACCAGAACCTCCACCCTTTCGCCGGGCTTGAGCTCCGGAATGGTGTAGCGCACGTGGGTGTACTCCTCGGGCTTGACCTCTACCTCCTTTTCCACCTCCTTTCCCCCTTCCATCACCCGGACCCGCTTTTTGAGGGGCGGAAAGCCGAAGGTTTTGCCCCCGTCAAAGCTGAACTCCGGGCGGATTTGGGCCTCCCTAAAGCGGAGCAGGGGCGCCTCGAGGAACACCGTCTCTTTGGGGATGGGGATCACCAGGGCCACCTGGCGGAGGGGATCTTTCCCCTTGTTCTCCGCCAGAAGGCGCCAGACCACCACATCCCCCGGGGCCACCTCGAGGGCCTCCACCAGGACCTCCTTGCCGTCCTTCACCTGGACCTTAAAGCCCTTAAGGTCTAGGCTGAGCTGGGCTAGGGCCGTGGCGAGGAGAAACACCATAAGAGCCCAAAGCCGCGTGGCACTTTTCGGCATACCACCTCCCAAAAGGGAGGCTAGGGGACCCTTGTGAAAAACCTGTGAAAGGTGGGGGTTACCCCTACCCCCTATCCCGGGGCTTCCCCTCCTCATGGGGCGTGGTATCCTTCAGGGCGGTTGGGGCCTTATGCTGAGGCTTGAAGGCATCACCAAGCGCTTCGGGCCGGTCCTGGCCTGCGATGGGGTGAGCCTCGAGGTGGGGCGGGGCGAGGTCCTGGCCCTGCTCGGGGAGAACGGGGCGGGGAAGACCACCCTGGTGAGCCTCCTCTACGGCCTCTACGCCCCCGATGCGGGGCGGATCCTTCTGGAAGGCCGGGAGGTGCGGATCCCTTCCCCCCAGGCGGCCCAGCGCCTGGGGATCGCCCTGGTGCCCCAGCACCCCGAGCTCCTCGAGGCCCACACCGTGGCGGAGAACCTGGCCCTGGGCCTCCGCCTTCCCCCTTTCTTCACCCAAGAAGTCCTCCTCCGCCGCCTCCAGGGCCACTTGGAACGGAGCGCCTTAGGCCTGGACCCTGGTTTCCTCCGCCTCCCCGTGGCCGCCCTCTCCGCGGGGGAGAAGCAGCGCCTGGAGATCCTAAAGGCCCTCCTTTCCCACCCCAAGGTCCTCATCCTGGACGAGCCCACCAGCGTCCTCACCCCCAGGGAGGCGGAGGGCCTTTTCGGGGAGATCCGCCGCCTCAAGGAGGAGGGTCTTGCGGTGATCTTCATCAGCCACAAGCTGGACGAGGTCTTGGAGGTGGCGGACCGCATCGCCGTGCTCCGCGCCGGGCGCAAGGTGGGGGAGGTTTCCCGAAAGGAAGCCACAAAAGAGGAGCTCATCCGCCTCATGGTGGGGCGGCGTCTTTCGCCCCTCCCCCGGGCCCTGCCCCCTAAGGAGGAGGTGGTCTTGGAGGTGGAGGGCCTTCACGTGCCCCGGCGGGGCGTGCCCCTCCAGGGGGTTTCCTTTGCCTTGCGGGCGGGGGAGATCCTGGGGGTGGCGGGGGTGGCGGGAAGCGGCCAGAGCGAACTGGTGGAGGCCCTAGCCGGGCTTAGGCCCTATGGGGGAGAGGTGCGCCTTTTGGGAAAACCCCTCCCCAGGGATCCGGCCCGGGTCTTCGCCTTGGGGGTGGGGCATGTTCCCGAAGAGCGGAGCACGGGCCTCGCCCCAGGCCTGCCCGTGGCGGAGAACCTCTCCTTGCGCACCCACCGGAGGCTTGCCCGACGGGGGGTTCTTTTCCGGAAGGACCTGGAGGCGCGGGCCAAGGACCTCATGGCCCGCTTCCGCATCCAGGCCCCTTCCCCCTGGGCCCCCGTGCGCTTCCTCTCGGGGGGGAACGCCCAGAAGGTCATCCTGGCGCGGGAGCTTTCCGAAGGCCCTAGGCTCCTCCTCGCCATGCACCCCACCTACGGGGTGGACGTGGGGGCCCAGGAGGAGGTCCACCGCCTCCTTTTGGACCTCGCGGCCTCGGGCACGGCCATCCTGTTGGTGAGCGAGGACCTGGACGAGATCCTGGCCCTGAGCCACCGGGTGGCCGCCCTCCACCGGGGGCGGTTTGTGGGGCCCATCCCCCGGGAGGAGGCCACCCTGGAGCGCCTGGGGCGGATGATGGCGGAGGGACGATGAGGCTGGAGCTGGACCCAAGCCCCACCCCGGCCAAGGTGGCCTGGAGCTACGGGGCGTTTTTCCTCCTAACCTTCCTCCTTTTGGCCCTTCTCTTCGCCCTCTACGGGGTTTCCCCCCTTCGGGCCTTTGGCCTCCTCTTTTCCGTGGTGCTGGACCCCTTGGGCCTCTTTGAGGTCTTAAGGCGCGCCGTTCCCCTCCTCCTCATCGGGGCGGGGCTATCTCTGGCCTTCCGGGTGGGGTTTTTCAACATCGGGGCCGAGGGGCAGCTCCTCCTGGGGGCGGTGGGGGCGGCCTACGCCGCCCTTTTTCTCCCCACGGGCCCCTGGACCCTTCCCCTCATGTTCCTCCTGGGTGGGGGCCTTTCGGCCCTTTGGGCCCTTCTCGCCGCCTGGCTTCGCGTGCGCTTTGGCGCCAGCGAGATCCTCACCACCCTCATGCAGAACTACCTGGCCTACTACCTGGTGGTCTACCTGGTGGCGGGGCCCTGGAAAGGGGAGCGGGTTTTCGGCTTCCTCTACACCGACACCTTCCCCCAGGCCGCCTGGCTTCCCCGCCTAGGGGAAAGCCTCGTCCCCTGGCCCACCCTCCTCCTGGGGGTGCTGGCCGCGCTCTTCCTCCATTTCCTCCTCTTCCGCACCCCCCTGGGCCTGGAGTGGCGGGTCCTGGGGGATAACCCCAAGGCCGCCCGGTACCTGGGCCTACGGGAGGGGCGGCTTCTCCTCCTGGTGGCCCTCCTCTCCGGCCTCCTTGCGGGGGTGGCCGGGGTGGGGGAGGTGGCGGGGATCCACCACAAGCTCTTGGAGCCCGCCCAGATCTCCTTGGGCTACGGCTTCACCGCCATCCTGGTGGCCTGGCTGGCCCGGGGGGGGCCCCTCTTCACCCTCCTCACCGCGCCCCTCATGGGGGTGGTGTTGGCGGGGGGGGATCTTTTGAAGCTGGAGCTTTCCATGCCCTTTAGGGTGGTGGACGTCTTCGCCGGCCTCATGCTCCTCGCCCTCATCGGGGCCGAGGCCCTGGCCCGCCACCGCGTGGTCTGGAGGCGCTGATGGAAGAGGCTCTTTTGCGCGCGGTCCTCTTTGGCACCCCCATCCTCCTCGCCACCTTGGGGGCCCTCCTTGCGGAGCGGAGCGGGGTGGTGCAGCTTGGGGTGGAGGGGATGATGGCCCTTTCCGCCCTGGCGGCCTTCGCCGCGGCCCTGGCCTTCGGGCCTTCCATGGGGATCCTGGCAGGGGTCCTGGTGGGGGCTTTCCTGGGCCTTTTCCACGGGATCTTCACCGTGACCTTAAGGGCCAACCAGTTC
Protein-coding sequences here:
- a CDS encoding ABC transporter permease; this encodes MRLELDPSPTPAKVAWSYGAFFLLTFLLLALLFALYGVSPLRAFGLLFSVVLDPLGLFEVLRRAVPLLLIGAGLSLAFRVGFFNIGAEGQLLLGAVGAAYAALFLPTGPWTLPLMFLLGGGLSALWALLAAWLRVRFGASEILTTLMQNYLAYYLVVYLVAGPWKGERVFGFLYTDTFPQAAWLPRLGESLVPWPTLLLGVLAALFLHFLLFRTPLGLEWRVLGDNPKAARYLGLREGRLLLLVALLSGLLAGVAGVGEVAGIHHKLLEPAQISLGYGFTAILVAWLARGGPLFTLLTAPLMGVVLAGGDLLKLELSMPFRVVDVFAGLMLLALIGAEALARHRVVWRR